The DNA window CACTAAAGACCAAATCCTGGAAGCAGTTGCCGCTATGTCCGTAATGGACGTTGTTGAACTGGTTTCCGCTATGGAAGAAAAATTCGGCGTTTCTGCTGCTGCTGCTGTAGCTGTTGCTGCTGGCCCAGCTGAAGCTGCTGAAGAGAAAACTGAATTCGACGTTATCCTGAAAGCTGCAGGCGCTAACAAAGTTGCTGTTATCAAAGCAGTACGTGGCGCTACCGGCCTGGGTCTGAAAGAAGCTAAAGACCTGGTTGAATCTGCTCCAGCCGCTCTGAAAGAAGGCGTGAGCAAAGATGACGCAGAAGCTCTGAAAAAATCTCTGGAAGAAGCTGGCGCAGAAGTTGAAGTTAAATAAGCCAACCTTTCCGGTTGCAGCCTAGTCTTTTAGGCTGATGGCTGGTGACTTTTTAGTCACCAGCCTTTTTGCGCTGTAGGGCGCCAGTAGCGTTTCACACTGTTTGGCTGCTGGTTTCGCCTCCCAATGTTTGTTTCTGTTGACGACTTAATATACCGCGGTCTTTGCACTACCAGGAGTTCTGGGGGAAGACGCGATGAAATGGTTTAAGCGTGATAGCAAGAGACATTGCGGAAAGTGTTCCCGCTTTCCGGTCGACAAAACGGTGTTGCATGAACTGTCCCTAATCGGACGGACAGATTGGGTCACTGATCAGCGAGCTGAGGAACCCTATGGTTTACTCCTATACCGAGAAAAAACGTATTCGTAAGGATTTTGGTAAACGTCCACAAGTGCTGGACATACCATATCTCCTTTCTATCCAGCTTGACTCGTTCCAGAAGTTTATCGAGCAAGATCCAGAAGGGCAGTACGGCCTTGAAGCCGCATTCCGTTCTGTTTTCCCTATCCAGAGCTACAGTGGCAATTCGGAGCTGCAATACGTTAGCTACCGTCTTGGTGAGCCGGTCTTCGACGTCAAAGAGTGCCAGATCCGTGGTGTGACGTTCTCTGCACCGCTGCGCGTAAAACTGCGCCTGGTTATCTATGAGCGCGAAGCGCCTGAAGGTACGGTCAAAGACATCAAGGAACAAGAAGTCTACATGGGCGAAATTCCGCTCATGACCGAAAACGGCACCTTTGTGATCAACGGTACTGAGAGGGTTATCGTATCTCAGTTGCACCGTAGTCCTGGCGTATTCTTCGACAGCGATAAGGGTAAAACCCACTCCTCGGGTAAAGTGCTGTACAACGCACGCATCATCCCTTACCGCGGTTCATGGTTGGACTTCGAGTTCGATCCGAAAGACAACCTGTTCGTGCGTATCGACCGTCGCCGCAAACTGCCTGCGACCATCATTCTGCGCGCGCTGAACTACACCACTGAACAGATCCTCGACCTGTTCTTTGACAAGATCGTCTTCGAAATCCGCGACAACAAGCTGCAGATGGAGCTGGTGCCAGAGCGCCTGCGTGGTGAGACCGCTTCGTTCGATATCGAAGCCAACGGCAAGATCTACGTAGAGAAAGGCCGTCGCATCACCGCTCGTCATATCCGTCAGCTGGAAAAAGACGACATTCAGAGCATTGAAGTACCGGTAGAGTACATCGCGGGCAAAGTGGTCGCGAAAGACTATATCGATACCAATACCGGCGAACTGATCTGCGCAGCCAACATGGAGCTGTCGCTGGATCTGCTGGCCAAGCTGAGCCAGTCCGGCCACAAGCGCATCGAAACGCTGTTCACCAACGATCTGGACCACGGCGCGTACATCTCTGAAACGCTGCGTGTCGATCCGACCAGCGATCGTCTGAGCTCGCTGGTAGAAATCTACCGCATGATGCGTCCTGGTGAGCCGCCAACGCGCGAAGCTGCCGAAAGCCTGTTCGAGAACCTGTTCTTCTCCGAAGACCGCTACGACCTGTCCGCGGTTGGCCGTATGAAGTTCAACCGT is part of the Serratia marcescens genome and encodes:
- the rplL gene encoding 50S ribosomal protein L7/L12 is translated as MSITKDQILEAVAAMSVMDVVELVSAMEEKFGVSAAAAVAVAAGPAEAAEEKTEFDVILKAAGANKVAVIKAVRGATGLGLKEAKDLVESAPAALKEGVSKDDAEALKKSLEEAGAEVEVK